The sequence below is a genomic window from Candidatus Cloacimonadota bacterium.
CCGATACCAACTCTCGCGAGAGCAACTGCTACATTGGAACCTAAACCTCCTGCGCCTGCAATCCCGATAGTTGATTCAAGTATTATCTGTAGGATTTTGGGATCGTGCTTGGAGAAGAAATCTGATTTGGATAGTTGCATAAGAGTTCTTTTGTATTGAAAAACCTTCAAGGTTCATCAAACTTTAGTTTGCGAAACCTTGAAGGTTTATATTTTTATGCTTTTTTCAAAACCTCAACGACCGAAGGCAAATCCATTCTCAATTCTTTCATCTTCTCGATGGTAGGAACTCCATTATTATCCCAGCCGCGCCTTTTGTAAACCGCGTCACAGAGATGTTGATAATCTTTTTCTCTCATCTCTCGTAGGTAATCTCTTTTTTCTTTGGAAGTCTTTCCTGCGATATCATAATTCCATTTTTCAGTAAGCTGTTTATCATACCTTTCTGCTCTGGATTCGTATTCTTCAATCGTTACAGGACCTGCTGAACGATAGGGAATAGCATCATGCTCGCGAGTTCCATATCCAAGACGGAAATTGAAAACTCGCTGGAAATTGTAAACTCGTTCCGATTGTCGTATTAATTCCTGCTTATCGATTTCTTTGCCGGTCATGGCAGAGAAGAAATTAACATAACCTTCAACATGACCCGGAACTTTGGCGGGTTCGTCGGTTTCCGCATTATCAGCTGGTTCCACATCATTCCAGGGAAGTTTGCAGAGTCCCATCAAACCGAACCAGGTACGGAACATCGGGAAGTAATGCAGAGCTTCAGCTTTGTCTTTAAAAGTCGGAATCTGGTTATTCACCATATCCATAAAGATGAGCCAGGCTTCATCGTGTTGAGCTCCTTTCAAAGCAAGTCCATAACCACCCTGCATAGCAAGAGATTCTTTAGTTACATATTCGGAATATTCCAGACCTTTTGCTTCCATGCCGATATCCTGCATAAATTGGATTTGCTCATCTGTCAGGTCATATTTTTCCGCAAAAATCTTTTTCATCCTGCGAATTCCTTGACCGACAATTATTCCGAAACCATCTCCTCGTCCCATTTGATGAAGAATTTCCATAGCAGTATTTTCGTTACCGAATTTTACTTCTAAACCACCGGTAATTTTTTTATCGATAATTCCATTCTCAAAACATTCCATAGCAAAAGCAAGTCCGGTCGCA
It includes:
- a CDS encoding thiamine biosynthesis protein ThiF; its protein translation is MQLSKSDFFSKHDPKILQIILESTIGIAGAGGLGSNVAVALARVGIG